The Leptospira bourretii region TCCGCCGCTTGAGTTAAAGTAAATTTACCCTTAGTAAAAAGGTGTTTAGCAAATTCAAATTTTAGGTCATTTTTTAATGAATCTTCTGTTTCGTTTATTGCTAAAAGTAGATGATCTGGAATTTCTATCTGCAGAAGGCTCATTGTTCGATTCTGATGTAGAATTTGGATTTGTCAAATTGATTTATTTGAGTATTTGTTC contains the following coding sequences:
- a CDS encoding UPF0175 family protein; translated protein: MSLLQIEIPDHLLLAINETEDSLKNDLKFEFAKHLFTKGKFTLTQAAEFSSLDLKTFMQKISRDGIPVIDYDSDDLDSELSLLK